One genomic window of Stenotrophomonas lactitubi includes the following:
- a CDS encoding FAD-dependent oxidoreductase, whose protein sequence is MSRKHAFQFLDLPRTMPQRIPVELRTSGDWGELYGKFGKEDAQYQAGRCLDCGNPYCSWKCPVHNAIPQWLQLVQENRIHEAATLCHSTNPLPEVCGRVCPQDRLCEGSCTLEEFGAVTIGAVEKYIVDTALATGWRPDMTAVQPTGHTVAVIGAGPAGLACADRLAHAGITAVVYDRYEQAGGLLQFGIPSFKLDKDVIRRRRDVLEGMGVQFRLGVEIGRDISLQQLLDTHDAVFVGTGAYRYTDGGLDGQDLKGVLPALPFLVQNSRIVGGDDPQGRPIAGWEDQIALPDLNGKRVVVLGGGDTGMDCVRSAVRLGAAKVTCAYRRDEANMPGSAREVANAREEGVRFLFNRQPLSIEAGADDEVIGVTVIETRLGEPDANGRQNAVQIEGSESLLEADVVIIAFGFSPSVPSWLAEHGVEGQANGRILAGGKGKLPFQTAHPRLFAGGDAVRGADLVVTAVAEGRDAAASIARLLAH, encoded by the coding sequence ATGAGCCGCAAGCACGCCTTCCAGTTCCTCGATCTGCCCCGGACCATGCCGCAGCGCATCCCGGTCGAACTGCGCACCTCCGGCGACTGGGGTGAGCTGTACGGAAAGTTCGGCAAGGAAGACGCGCAGTACCAGGCCGGACGTTGCCTGGACTGCGGCAACCCGTACTGCAGCTGGAAGTGCCCGGTGCACAACGCCATTCCGCAATGGCTGCAGCTGGTGCAGGAAAACCGCATCCATGAAGCGGCCACGCTGTGCCACAGCACCAACCCGCTGCCGGAAGTGTGCGGCCGGGTGTGTCCGCAGGACCGTCTGTGCGAAGGCAGCTGCACGCTGGAGGAATTTGGCGCGGTCACCATCGGCGCGGTGGAGAAGTACATCGTCGACACGGCACTGGCCACCGGCTGGCGGCCGGATATGACCGCGGTGCAGCCCACCGGCCACACGGTGGCCGTGATCGGTGCCGGCCCCGCAGGCCTGGCCTGTGCCGACCGCCTGGCGCATGCCGGCATCACCGCGGTGGTCTACGACCGCTACGAGCAGGCCGGTGGCCTGCTGCAGTTCGGCATCCCCAGCTTCAAGCTGGACAAGGACGTGATCCGCCGCCGCCGCGACGTGCTCGAAGGCATGGGCGTGCAGTTCCGCCTCGGTGTGGAGATCGGCCGCGACATCAGCCTGCAGCAACTGCTGGACACCCACGATGCAGTGTTCGTCGGTACCGGCGCCTACCGCTACACCGATGGTGGCCTCGACGGCCAGGACCTGAAGGGCGTGCTGCCGGCACTGCCGTTCCTGGTGCAGAACAGCCGCATCGTCGGCGGCGATGATCCGCAGGGCCGGCCGATCGCCGGCTGGGAAGACCAGATCGCCCTGCCCGACCTCAATGGGAAGCGCGTGGTGGTCCTCGGCGGTGGCGACACCGGCATGGACTGCGTGCGCAGTGCGGTGCGACTGGGTGCCGCCAAGGTCACCTGCGCCTACCGCCGCGACGAAGCCAACATGCCGGGCAGCGCGCGCGAAGTGGCCAATGCACGCGAGGAAGGCGTGCGCTTCCTGTTCAACCGCCAGCCGCTGTCGATCGAGGCCGGCGCCGACGATGAAGTGATCGGGGTGACGGTCATCGAGACGCGTCTGGGCGAACCCGATGCCAACGGCCGCCAGAACGCGGTGCAGATCGAGGGCAGCGAGTCGCTGCTGGAAGCGGACGTGGTGATCATCGCGTTCGGTTTCTCGCCCAGCGTGCCGTCGTGGCTGGCCGAGCATGGCGTGGAGGGCCAGGCCAATGGCCGCATCCTCGCCGGAGGCAAGGGCAAACTACCCTTCCAGACCGCCCATCCGCGCCTGTTCGCCGGTGGCGACGCGGTGCGCGGTGCCGACCTGGTGGTGACCGCGGTGGCCGAAGGTCGCGACGCCGCTGCCAGCATCGCGCGGCTACTGGCGCACTGA
- the gltB gene encoding glutamate synthase large subunit, protein MAPRNRQGLYDPRSERDACGFGMVAQLDDQPSRLLVDTAIAALSRMTHRGGVAADGLTGDGCGLLLRRPDAFLKLLASEAGIAVGARFTAGLVFLPHDADAAQACRTQLQQQIEAVGCKVAGWREVPTDDSVCGQLARDTLPRIEQVFVDAGVGQDDAGFGLALFLARRRSEQLLRTHADYYVTTLSPNAISYKGMVLPDKLSRFFPDLQRRELASSAIVFHQRFSTNTLPRWPLAHPFRMLAHNGEINTIEGNRRWAQARSKVWKTPRFDIGEFDPVISMHGSDSQSLDNMLELMVSAGMELIQALRILVPPATQSLEFKDPDLAAFYEFHGLNSEPWDGPAGIVACDSRYAVCTLDRNGLRPARWMLTADRHFLVASEAGVWEVPTERVVRKGKLGPGEMIAIDLKRGDLLDSEAIDRINRGRAPYKQWLQQGVTYLQTELIDPSLVEEPFDESTLRSYHKLYQLSSEEVEQVLRPLAETEQEATGSMGDDTPMAVLSQRSRPLYDYFRQAFAQVTNPPIDPLREDCAMSLSTQLGKETNIFHAGPETVNHVILNSPVLSQRKLRQLLKMDQYVQANRLLDLSYSEEEGLRAGIERICAEAEQAARDGMVMLLLSDRYPVAGRPMVHALLATSAVHHHLSRLGLRCDVNLIVETGSARDAHHMACLLGFGATAVYPYLAYQTLFDLGRRGILKLSKGGEQSQIGRRYRKGIYKGLSKIISKMGICTVASYRGAQLFEIIGLEPEVVDLCFPDTASRIGGAGFARLDADARELCAQAWDAQQGVDVGGLLKYVHGGEYHMYNPDVVTTLQRAARSGDPRAWQQYCDAVHARPPSALRDLLQLVPAATPTPLDDVAPASELFPRFDTAAISLGALSPEAHEALAIAMNRLGGRSNSGEGGEDPARYGTDKRSKIKQVASGRFGVTAEYLVNAEVLQIKVAQGAKPGEGGQLPGHKVNELIARLRYAKPGIGLISPPPHHDIYSIEDLAQLIYDLKQVNPTALVSVKLVSHAGVGTIAAGVVKAGADLITISGHDGGTGASPVSSIRYAGVPWELGIAEAHQALVANDLRGRTLLQTDGGLKTGLDVVKAALLGADSFGFGTAPMIVLGCKYLRICHLNNCATGVATQDERLRENHFTGQPERVENFFRLLAEEVRGWLSVLGARSLQEIVGRTDLLRQLEVSPREDVRVDLSRLLADASYPGSHCAAQRLYESPDSLATQMDGLLAEAIEHKRGGEHRFLIHNTDRSIGTRLAGAVARAHGNQGMAESPLELRFRGSAGQSFGAFNVGGLHLEVEGEANDYVGKGMAGGRLVVRPPRGARFEARSTAIIGNTCLYGATGGELFAAGRAGERFAVRNSGALAVVEGAGDHCCEYMTDGVVLVLGKVGLNFGAGFTGGLAYVLDVDRDFVDRYNHELIDIHRVSAEGFENYRQHLHRLIGRHRELTGSIWAQQIMDEFRDYIGKFWLVKPKAASIESLTETLRRAA, encoded by the coding sequence ATGGCCCCCCGCAACCGCCAAGGGCTTTACGACCCGCGCTCCGAGCGCGATGCCTGTGGATTTGGCATGGTCGCCCAGCTCGACGACCAGCCTTCGCGCCTGCTGGTCGATACCGCCATCGCCGCGCTTTCGCGCATGACCCACCGGGGTGGTGTCGCCGCCGACGGCCTCACCGGTGATGGCTGCGGCCTGCTGCTGCGCCGCCCCGATGCCTTCCTGAAACTGCTGGCCAGTGAAGCGGGCATTGCCGTCGGCGCGCGCTTCACTGCCGGCCTGGTGTTCCTGCCGCACGATGCCGACGCCGCACAAGCCTGCCGCACACAGCTGCAGCAGCAGATCGAGGCGGTGGGTTGCAAGGTGGCCGGCTGGCGCGAGGTGCCGACCGACGACAGCGTCTGTGGGCAACTGGCGCGCGATACCCTGCCGCGCATCGAACAGGTGTTCGTCGATGCCGGCGTCGGCCAGGATGACGCCGGTTTCGGCCTGGCCCTGTTCCTGGCCCGTCGCCGCAGCGAGCAGCTGCTGCGCACGCATGCCGACTACTACGTCACCACGCTCAGCCCCAATGCCATCAGCTACAAGGGCATGGTGCTGCCGGACAAGCTCAGCCGCTTCTTCCCGGACCTGCAGCGCCGCGAACTGGCCTCCAGCGCCATCGTGTTCCACCAGCGCTTCTCCACCAATACGCTGCCGCGCTGGCCACTGGCACACCCCTTCCGGATGCTCGCCCACAACGGCGAGATCAACACCATCGAGGGCAACCGGCGCTGGGCGCAGGCGCGCAGCAAGGTGTGGAAGACGCCACGCTTCGACATCGGCGAATTCGACCCGGTCATCTCCATGCATGGCTCGGATTCGCAGAGCCTGGACAACATGCTGGAACTGATGGTGTCCGCTGGCATGGAGCTGATCCAGGCCCTGCGCATCCTGGTGCCGCCGGCCACGCAGTCGCTGGAATTCAAGGACCCGGACCTGGCTGCGTTCTACGAGTTCCACGGCCTCAACAGCGAGCCGTGGGACGGCCCGGCCGGCATCGTCGCCTGCGACAGCCGCTACGCAGTGTGCACCCTCGACCGCAACGGCCTGCGCCCGGCGCGCTGGATGCTGACCGCCGATCGCCACTTCCTGGTCGCCTCCGAAGCAGGTGTGTGGGAAGTGCCGACCGAGCGCGTGGTGCGCAAGGGCAAGCTCGGCCCGGGCGAGATGATCGCCATCGACCTCAAGCGCGGTGACCTGCTCGATTCGGAGGCCATCGATCGCATCAACCGCGGCCGTGCACCGTACAAGCAGTGGCTGCAGCAGGGCGTCACCTACCTGCAGACCGAACTGATCGACCCCTCGCTGGTGGAAGAGCCCTTCGACGAAAGCACCCTGCGCAGTTACCACAAGCTGTATCAGCTCAGCAGCGAGGAAGTGGAGCAGGTGCTGCGGCCGCTGGCCGAGACCGAACAGGAAGCCACCGGCTCGATGGGCGATGACACGCCGATGGCCGTGCTCAGCCAGCGCAGCCGTCCGCTGTACGACTACTTCCGCCAGGCCTTCGCGCAGGTCACCAACCCGCCGATCGACCCGCTGCGCGAAGACTGCGCGATGTCCCTGTCCACCCAGCTCGGCAAGGAGACCAACATCTTCCATGCCGGCCCGGAGACGGTGAACCACGTCATCCTCAATTCGCCGGTGCTGAGCCAGCGCAAGCTGCGGCAGCTGCTGAAGATGGACCAGTACGTGCAGGCCAACCGCCTGCTCGACCTGTCCTACAGCGAAGAGGAAGGCCTGCGTGCGGGCATCGAACGCATCTGCGCCGAAGCCGAACAGGCCGCGCGCGATGGCATGGTGATGCTGCTGCTGTCCGACCGCTACCCGGTGGCCGGGCGGCCGATGGTGCATGCGTTGCTGGCCACCAGTGCGGTCCACCACCACCTGTCGCGCCTCGGCCTGCGCTGCGACGTCAACCTGATCGTCGAGACCGGCAGCGCGCGCGATGCGCACCACATGGCCTGCCTGCTCGGCTTCGGTGCCACGGCGGTATACCCGTACCTGGCCTACCAGACCCTGTTCGACCTGGGTCGTCGCGGCATCCTCAAGCTCAGCAAGGGCGGCGAGCAGTCGCAGATCGGCCGCCGCTACCGCAAGGGCATCTACAAGGGCCTGTCGAAGATCATCTCGAAGATGGGCATCTGCACCGTGGCCAGCTATCGCGGTGCGCAGCTGTTCGAAATCATCGGGCTGGAACCGGAGGTCGTGGACCTGTGCTTCCCCGATACCGCCTCGCGCATCGGTGGCGCCGGTTTCGCACGCCTGGATGCCGATGCACGTGAACTGTGCGCGCAGGCCTGGGATGCACAGCAGGGCGTGGATGTCGGCGGCCTGCTGAAGTATGTGCACGGCGGCGAATACCACATGTACAACCCGGACGTGGTGACCACCCTGCAGCGCGCGGCGCGCAGCGGAGACCCGCGTGCGTGGCAACAGTACTGCGATGCCGTGCATGCGCGCCCGCCCTCGGCGTTGCGCGACCTGCTGCAGCTGGTGCCGGCGGCGACGCCGACGCCATTGGACGACGTCGCACCGGCCAGCGAGCTGTTCCCGCGCTTCGATACCGCGGCGATCAGTCTCGGCGCGCTCTCGCCCGAGGCGCATGAAGCGCTGGCGATTGCGATGAACCGCCTCGGCGGCCGCAGCAATTCCGGCGAAGGTGGCGAAGACCCGGCGCGCTATGGCACCGACAAGCGCAGCAAGATCAAGCAGGTGGCGTCCGGCCGCTTCGGCGTCACTGCCGAATACCTGGTCAATGCCGAAGTGCTGCAGATCAAGGTCGCCCAGGGCGCCAAGCCCGGCGAAGGCGGTCAGCTGCCCGGGCACAAGGTCAATGAACTGATCGCGCGGCTGCGCTATGCCAAGCCCGGCATCGGCCTGATCTCGCCGCCGCCACACCACGACATCTACTCCATCGAAGATCTGGCGCAGCTGATCTACGACCTCAAGCAGGTCAACCCGACCGCACTGGTGTCGGTGAAGCTGGTCAGCCATGCCGGTGTAGGCACGATCGCTGCCGGCGTGGTCAAGGCCGGTGCCGACCTCATCACCATTTCCGGCCACGACGGCGGCACCGGTGCTTCGCCGGTCAGCTCGATCCGCTATGCCGGCGTGCCGTGGGAACTGGGCATCGCCGAGGCGCACCAGGCATTGGTGGCCAACGACCTGCGTGGGCGCACCCTGCTGCAGACCGACGGCGGCCTGAAGACCGGCCTGGATGTGGTCAAAGCCGCGCTGCTGGGTGCGGACAGCTTCGGCTTCGGCACCGCGCCGATGATCGTGCTGGGCTGCAAGTACCTGCGCATCTGCCACCTCAACAACTGCGCCACCGGCGTGGCCACCCAGGACGAACGCCTGCGCGAGAACCACTTCACCGGCCAACCCGAGCGCGTGGAGAACTTCTTCCGCCTGCTGGCCGAGGAAGTGCGCGGCTGGCTGTCGGTGCTGGGCGCACGCTCGCTGCAGGAGATCGTCGGCCGTACCGACCTGCTGCGCCAGCTTGAGGTCTCGCCACGCGAGGACGTGCGCGTGGATCTCTCGCGGCTGCTGGCCGACGCCAGTTACCCGGGCAGCCACTGCGCCGCACAGCGCCTGTACGAATCGCCGGACAGCCTGGCCACGCAGATGGACGGCCTGCTGGCTGAGGCCATCGAGCACAAGCGCGGCGGCGAACATCGCTTCCTGATCCATAACACCGACCGCAGCATCGGCACCCGCTTGGCCGGCGCCGTCGCGCGCGCGCACGGCAACCAGGGCATGGCCGAATCGCCGCTGGAGCTGCGCTTCCGTGGCAGCGCCGGGCAGAGCTTCGGTGCTTTCAACGTCGGCGGCCTGCACCTGGAAGTGGAAGGTGAAGCCAATGACTACGTCGGCAAGGGCATGGCCGGTGGCCGCCTGGTAGTGCGTCCGCCGCGTGGCGCACGCTTCGAGGCACGCAGCACCGCGATCATCGGCAACACCTGCCTGTACGGCGCCACCGGTGGCGAGCTGTTCGCCGCCGGCCGTGCCGGTGAACGTTTCGCCGTGCGCAACTCCGGCGCACTGGCGGTGGTGGAAGGCGCAGGCGATCACTGCTGCGAGTACATGACCGACGGCGTGGTGCTGGTGCTGGGCAAGGTCGGCCTCAACTTCGGTGCCGGTTTCACCGGCGGCCTGGCGTACGTGCTGGACGTGGACCGCGATTTCGTCGACCGCTACAACCACGAGCTGATCGACATCCATCGCGTGTCCGCCGAAGGTTTCGAGAACTACCGCCAGCATCTGCACCGTCTGATCGGTCGTCATCGCGAGCTGACCGGCAGCATCTGGGCGCAGCAGATCATGGATGAGTTCCGCGATTACATCGGCAAGTTCTGGCTGGTCAAACCCAAGGCCGCCAGCATCGAGTCGCTGACCGAAACCCTGCGCCGCGCTGCATAA
- a CDS encoding I78 family peptidase inhibitor, with the protein MSFPIRARSLSALLLPAVLALTACQAPSLDEQDSATAHAQQAAEAAKAPADEAGKATEAPPVGNCDASQVQSLVGQAYTEALGKQAQEDAAAKQIRVLHPNDVTTMEFVGDRLNIEVDAKDVVSGVRCG; encoded by the coding sequence ATGTCGTTCCCGATCCGCGCCCGTTCCCTCTCCGCCCTGCTGCTGCCGGCCGTGCTGGCCCTGACCGCCTGCCAGGCGCCGTCGCTGGATGAGCAGGACTCGGCCACCGCCCACGCACAGCAGGCCGCCGAGGCTGCCAAGGCGCCGGCCGACGAAGCCGGCAAGGCCACCGAAGCACCACCGGTCGGCAACTGCGACGCCAGCCAGGTGCAGAGCCTGGTCGGCCAGGCCTATACCGAAGCACTGGGCAAGCAGGCCCAGGAAGATGCAGCGGCCAAGCAGATCCGCGTACTGCACCCCAATGACGTCACCACGATGGAGTTCGTGGGCGACCGCCTGAACATCGAGGTGGACGCAAAGGACGTGGTCAGCGGCGTCCGCTGCGGCTGA
- a CDS encoding DNA topoisomerase IB → MPTPPTPERQAARAAGLRYVDDTQPGFSRVRAGKGFSYRDADGHAIRDAATLQRIRSLAVPPAYTAVWICAHANGHLQATGRDARGRKQYRYHADWAAVRDAGKFDRIIAFGQALPALRRRLGRDLKRSGFPREKVLAVVVALLADTLVRVGNETYAQENKSYGLTTLRNRHLDLLRGGRVRMRFRGKSGQLHEVTVGDRRLGALVRSVQQLPGQALFQYRDDAGEVQPVDSGAVNDYLREVMGEDFTAKDFRTWGGTLAAVQTFAATELPEPASQRALAKAQREVVCQVAARLGNTPAVCRKAYIDPCVFAGWERGELTALAGLRGPRQWEQATLKVLRRARRLAKRGGAS, encoded by the coding sequence ATGCCCACCCCCCCTACACCCGAACGCCAGGCCGCGCGCGCCGCCGGCCTGCGCTACGTCGATGACACACAGCCCGGTTTCAGCCGCGTCCGCGCTGGCAAAGGCTTCTCCTATCGCGATGCCGACGGTCATGCCATACGCGATGCCGCCACGCTGCAGCGCATCCGCTCGCTGGCCGTGCCCCCGGCCTACACCGCGGTGTGGATCTGCGCCCATGCCAACGGCCATCTGCAGGCCACCGGCCGCGACGCGCGCGGGCGCAAGCAGTACCGCTACCACGCCGATTGGGCGGCGGTGCGTGATGCCGGCAAGTTCGACCGCATCATCGCCTTCGGCCAAGCGTTGCCGGCGCTGCGACGGCGGCTCGGCCGCGACCTCAAGCGCAGCGGCTTCCCCCGTGAGAAGGTGCTGGCGGTGGTGGTGGCGCTGCTGGCAGACACGCTGGTGCGCGTGGGCAACGAGACCTATGCGCAGGAGAACAAGTCGTACGGCCTGACAACGCTGCGCAACCGTCACCTGGACCTGCTTCGGGGGGGCCGCGTGCGCATGCGCTTCCGCGGCAAGTCCGGCCAGTTGCATGAGGTGACGGTGGGCGACCGTCGGCTGGGCGCGCTGGTGCGCAGCGTGCAGCAACTGCCGGGGCAGGCCCTGTTCCAGTATCGTGACGACGCGGGCGAGGTGCAGCCGGTGGATTCAGGCGCGGTGAACGACTACCTGCGCGAAGTGATGGGCGAAGACTTCACCGCCAAGGACTTCCGTACCTGGGGCGGAACTCTGGCCGCCGTGCAGACCTTCGCCGCCACCGAGCTGCCCGAACCGGCCAGCCAACGCGCGCTGGCCAAGGCGCAGCGCGAAGTGGTGTGCCAGGTGGCGGCACGGCTGGGCAATACCCCTGCGGTATGCCGCAAGGCCTATATCGACCCGTGCGTGTTCGCCGGGTGGGAACGCGGCGAGCTGACTGCACTGGCGGGCCTGCGCGGCCCGCGGCAGTGGGAACAGGCGACGCTGAAAGTGCTGCGTCGGGCGCGCCGCCTGGCCAAGCGCGGCGGCGCGTCGTAA
- a CDS encoding putative periplasmic lipoprotein, giving the protein MKHAIATAAVCFALAACSSSPVAQIQPIDGVISGQCHSDMVRGAVGLAASDATVERARVDSDSLHVQVLRHDGPRVPPASEGGERLTIEKGRTNNITAIYCG; this is encoded by the coding sequence ATGAAACATGCCATTGCCACCGCCGCCGTCTGCTTCGCTCTCGCCGCCTGCAGCAGCAGCCCCGTCGCCCAGATCCAGCCGATCGATGGGGTGATTTCCGGCCAGTGCCATTCGGACATGGTGCGCGGTGCGGTCGGCCTGGCAGCATCGGATGCCACCGTTGAGCGCGCCCGCGTCGACAGCGACAGCCTGCACGTGCAGGTGCTGCGTCACGACGGTCCGCGCGTGCCGCCCGCCAGCGAAGGCGGTGAGCGCCTGACCATCGAAAAGGGCCGCACCAACAACATTACTGCCATCTACTGCGGCTGA
- a CDS encoding SDR family oxidoreductase yields the protein MATTRKTPARRKASPKVRKGTQTAPAAAEATTSERPRVVKTATRKAAASDPRAARVAARQRRLQDQEKAKDVRVAKKATKKATKKTATQAGPRRQPETMPAQHLAKPGHEHALELAPRFLAPDYVGSGKLQGMRAIVTGGDSGIGRAVAVLFAREGADVAVLHLDETKDAELTRQHVEKEGGRCVVIAGDVRDPRFCNKAVKQVAKAFGGIDILVNNAAFQLHCERLEDLEDAHLQETLQTNIGGYIQMARAVLPHLGEGASIINTGSETGLFGSKALIDYSATKGAIHAFTKALASQLLPRGIRVNCVAPGPVWTPLNPADKQAKDVAEFGKDSDMGRPAQPEELSPAYVFLASPACASYISGVILPVMGGPRG from the coding sequence ATGGCCACCACCAGGAAGACCCCCGCCCGCCGCAAGGCATCGCCGAAGGTGCGCAAAGGTACACAGACCGCGCCAGCCGCCGCCGAAGCCACCACGTCCGAGCGCCCACGCGTGGTGAAGACCGCGACCCGCAAGGCCGCCGCTTCCGATCCGCGCGCGGCGCGTGTGGCCGCGCGGCAACGGCGTCTGCAGGACCAGGAAAAGGCGAAGGATGTACGCGTAGCGAAGAAGGCGACGAAAAAGGCGACAAAGAAGACCGCTACCCAAGCCGGCCCGCGCCGGCAGCCGGAGACGATGCCGGCGCAGCATCTGGCCAAGCCCGGCCATGAGCATGCACTGGAACTGGCACCGCGCTTCCTTGCACCGGACTACGTCGGCAGCGGCAAGCTGCAGGGCATGCGCGCGATCGTCACCGGTGGCGATTCCGGCATCGGCCGCGCGGTGGCGGTGCTGTTTGCCCGCGAAGGCGCCGACGTTGCCGTACTGCATCTGGACGAAACCAAGGACGCCGAGCTGACCCGCCAGCATGTGGAGAAGGAGGGCGGCCGCTGCGTGGTGATCGCCGGCGACGTGCGCGATCCGCGCTTCTGCAACAAGGCCGTGAAACAGGTGGCCAAGGCCTTCGGTGGCATCGACATCCTGGTCAACAACGCGGCGTTCCAGCTGCACTGCGAGCGCTTGGAAGACCTGGAAGACGCGCACCTGCAGGAAACCCTGCAGACCAACATCGGCGGCTACATCCAGATGGCGCGTGCGGTGCTGCCGCATCTGGGCGAGGGCGCCAGCATCATCAACACCGGTTCGGAAACCGGCCTGTTTGGCAGCAAGGCACTGATCGACTACTCGGCCACCAAGGGCGCGATCCATGCGTTCACCAAGGCGCTGGCCAGCCAGCTGCTGCCGCGCGGCATCCGGGTCAACTGCGTGGCGCCGGGCCCGGTGTGGACGCCGTTGAATCCGGCCGACAAGCAGGCGAAGGACGTGGCCGAGTTCGGCAAGGACAGCGACATGGGCCGGCCGGCACAGCCGGAAGAGCTGTCGCCAGCGTATGTGTTCCTGGCCTCACCGGCGTGTGCCAGCTACATCAGCGGGGTGATCCTGCCGGTGATGGGTGGGCCGCGCGGCTGA
- a CDS encoding BlaI/MecI/CopY family transcriptional regulator, whose product MRGKTIGDQELALLQYVDEQAPASVGEVASGYGEPRGLARSTVLTMMERLRAKGYLQRRQQQGVYRYQPTRGPESVLQGAVAQFVDNTLQGSVSPFVAYLSQRQKVSDNELAELEALVAELQSRRQED is encoded by the coding sequence ATGCGTGGCAAGACCATCGGGGACCAGGAACTGGCCCTGCTGCAGTATGTGGATGAGCAGGCGCCGGCCAGCGTCGGCGAGGTCGCCAGCGGCTATGGCGAACCGCGCGGGCTGGCCCGGTCCACCGTGTTGACGATGATGGAGCGCCTGCGCGCCAAGGGTTACCTGCAGCGTCGGCAGCAGCAGGGCGTCTACCGTTACCAGCCCACCCGCGGCCCGGAGAGCGTGCTGCAGGGTGCCGTCGCCCAGTTCGTCGACAACACCCTGCAGGGCTCGGTGTCGCCGTTCGTGGCGTACCTGTCGCAGCGGCAGAAGGTCAGCGACAACGAACTGGCCGAACTGGAAGCGCTGGTGGCCGAACTGCAATCGCGTCGCCAGGAGGACTGA